Genomic window (Bacillus vallismortis):
AGCCATCCCAGGCGCTTTAAACGGTGTGATGTTTAACCAAGGCCAAGTCTGCTGTGCGGGGTCGCGTGTGTTCATTCATAAAGACCAATATGATGAAGTTATTGATGAGATGGTGTCCTATGCTGAATCACTCCGCCAAGGAGCGGGACTTCATAAGGATACACAAATCGGGCCTCTCGTGAGCAAGGAACAGCACGAACGGGTTCTTTCCTACATTCAAAAAGGAAAAGACGAAGGAGCAAAAGCAGTGACTGGCGGAAGCTGTCCTTTTGAAGAAGGGTATTTTGTCGCACCGACAGTGTTTGCGAATGTTGAAGACGAGATGACGATCGCAAAAGAAGAAATTTTCGGACCGGTGCTGACTGCGATTCCGTATGAAACAGTCGATGAAGTCATTGACCGAGCGAATCATTCAGAATATGGACTTGCGGCCGGACTGTGGACAGAGAATGTCAAGCATGCCCACTATATCGCGGACCGTCTTCAAGCGGGAACCGTCTGGGTGAACTGCTATAATGTGTTTGACGCGGCGTCTCCGTTTGGCGGTTATAAACAGTCAGGGCTCGGACGAGAAATGGGATCATATGCCTTAGATAACTACACAGAAGTCAAAAGCGTATGGATTAATCTCGAAGACTAACATGCATGTCAAAAAAACTGCTGCCAGCCAGCAGTTTTTTTTCTTTCTGTAATGGCGGCAAAAGACGCTGAATATATATGCTTCTGAAGGAGTTGAGCGTGATGAGCACACTTCAGAAGAAAGTGAGGCGTTTTCAAAATAAAACCGTTTCAGAGTTAAAAGACAGGCAAAATGCTGATGGTTCGTGGACATTTTGCTTTGAAGGACCAATCATGACAAATTCCTTTTTTATTTTGCTCCTCACCTCACTTGATGATGGTGACCATGAAAAAGAACTGATATCAGCGCTTGCAGCCGGCATTCGTGAAAAACAGCAACCCGACGGCACATTCATCCATTATCCCGATGAAACGAACGGAAATCTAACGGCTACAGTCCAAGGATATGTCGGAATGCTGGCTTCAGGATGTTTTCACAGATCTGACCCGCACATGAGAAAAGCAGAACAATTTATCATCGCCCATGGCGGACTGAGGCAGGTTCATTTCATGACAAAATGGATGCTTGCCGCCAACGGGCTCTATCCTTGGCCTGTGTTGTATTTACCATTATCGCTCATGGCGCTTCCCCCAACATTACCGGTTCATTTCTATCAATTCAGCGCCTATGCCCGAATTCATTTTGCTCCTATGGCTGTAACACTTAATCAGCGATTTGTTCTTAAAAACCGCAATATCCCATCTCTTCGCCATCTCGATCCGCACATGACAAAAAACCCTTTCACTTGGCTTCGATCTGATGCTTTTGAAGAAAGAGATCTCACATCTATTTCGTCACATTGGAAACGTATTTTTCATGCACCCTTTGCTTTTCAGCAGCTAGGCTTACAGACGGCTAAAACATATATGCTGGACCGAATCGAAAAAGACGGAACATTATACAGCTATGCGAGCGCAACCATATTTATGGTTTACAGCCTTCTGTCGCTTGGTATGTCGCGCCACTCTCATGTCATCAGAAAGGCATTGAAAGGCCTTAAATCGCTAGTGACAGAGTGCAGCGGGATTCCTTATCTGGAAAACTCTACTTCCACTGTTTGGGACACTGCTCTGATCAGCTATGCCCTTCAAAAAAACGGCGTGGCCGAAACAGACGGCCCTATTACAAAAGCAGCTGCCTTTTTGCTAGACCGCCAACATACCAAAGTAGCGGATTGGTCTGTCAAAAATCCGGATGCAAATCCCGGCGGCTGGGGATTTTCAAACATCAATACAAACAACCCTGACTGTGACGACACTGCAGCCGCATTAAAAGCGATTCCCCGCAGTTATTCCCCTTCAGCTTGGGAGCGAGGAGTGTCTTGGCTTTTATCGATGCAAAACAATGACGGCGGATTTTCAGCTTTTGAGAAAAATGTGAACCATCCTCTGATCCGCCTTCTCCCGCTTGAATCCGCTGAGGACGCGGCAGTTGACCCTTCAACCGCCGACCTTACCGGACGTGTGCTGCACTTTTTAGGCGAGAAAGCAGGCTTCACAGAAAAACATCAACATATTCAGCGCGCAGTGAACTGGCTTTTCGAACATCAAGAACAAAATGGGTCATGGTACGGGAGATGGGGTGTTTGCTACATATACGGCACATGGGCTGCTCTTACGGGTCTGCATGCCTGCGGGATTGACCGGAAGCACCCTGCTATACAAAAGGCCCTGCGCTGGCTCAAATCCATACAGCTAGATGACGGCAGCTGGGGAGAATCCTGCAAAAGCGCCGAAGTCAAAACGTACGTCCCGCGTAATAGAGGAACCATTGTACAGACAGCCTGGGCTTTAGACGCTTTGCTCACATCCGAAAACCCCGAACACCCATCTGTGGTGAAAGGTATGCAATATCTTACTGACAGCAGTTCTCATGGCGCCGATAACCTGGTGTATCCAACAGGGATCGGATTACCAAAGCAATTTTATATCCGCTATCACAGTTATCCATATGTATTCTCTTTGCTGGCTGTCGGGAAATATTTGAATTCTATTGAAAAGGAGACAATAAATGAAACGTGAATCTTATCAAACAGAGATGTTCAATTGGTGTGAAGCCCTTAAGGACCAGATTCAAAAGCGAGGAGAGCTTGATCAGTTTGAAGATCAAATCGACAAGATGATAGCAGCACTGGAAGATGACCAAACAACAGAAGAAGATTGGTATAAGCAGGCTGCTGCTCTTTATCGGGATATTACAGAATCAGCGGATGCAAGTGAAAGACGCGCATATGTCCCTATAGGGAAACATGTGCTTCCAAAGCTTCCGTACAAATATTCCGCCTTAGAACCTTATATTTCACGCGACATTATGTTCCTTCATCATACGAAGCATCACCAAAGCTATGTTGACGGTCTGAATAAAGCAGAAACAGAACTTAAAAAAGCAAGAGCGACAAAGAATTATGACTTGATCACTCATTGGGAAAGAGAGCTTGCATTCCATGGAGCAGGCCATTATTTACACAGTATTTTCTGGTTTTCGATGCATCCAAACGGAAAACGGCGTCCTACAGGAGCATTGTTCCAAATGATTGATCTTTCATTTGGAAGCTATTCCGCTTTTAAAGAACATTTTACTCAGGCCGCAAAAAAAGTGGAGGGTGTCGGCTGGGCCATCCTGGTCTGGGCGCCTCGATCGGGACGGCTGGAGATTTTAACGGCAGAAAAGCACCAGCTCTTCAGCCAATGGGATGTGATTCCTCTTTTAGCGCTTGACGTATGGGAACATGCCTACTATTTGCAATATAAAAATGACCGGGCGAGCTATGTCGACCACTGGTGGAATGTCATGGATTGGCGTGAGGCAGAAAAACGTTTTGAACAGGCAAAAGAAGTCGTTTGGAAACTCTATTAAAAAAAGCCCCCTTTTCCTGGGGGCTTCGTGTTTTAAAAAATGCCTAACACATGCAAAAATACGATGATGATGGCAACAGGAGATAGATAACGAATGAGCAGCAGCCAAACTGCAAACCACTTTCGTTTAAGGTTGGAACCGCTTTTCAGCTCGTCAAACAAATCCTGTTTCGGTATTTTTAACGGGACAAATATAGAAATCAATAACGCGCCTAACGGCATTAAAATATTGCTCACAAGATAGTCGGCAGCATCAAAAATGGACAAGTGAAAAATAGTAACGTCACTTAATACACCGTATGATAGTGCAGACGGCACACCGACAATAAAAATGGCAATTCCGCCTAACCAAGCGAATCGTTTTCTCTTATTGACATCGCCTTTAGAAAGCACTGCGACTAAAATTTCCAACATTGAAAAAGCGGATGTCAGTGCCGCGAATAAAAATAGAATTAAAAATGCTAATAAAAAGATAATTCCGAACGGCATTTGATTAAACACAGTCGGCAGCACGTTAAATAACAAAACCGGCCCTTGGTCTGGTTTGAGGCCGAATGAAAATACAGCTGGAAAAATCGCAATTCCGGCCATTACAGCAACAAGCATGTTCAATACCGTTACTGATACAGCAGATTGCACAAGATTTTCCTGTTTCTCTAAATAAGAGCTATACGTTACCATGACAGATACGCCGACACTTAATAAGAAAAAGGATTGGCCCATCGCATATAAAATCGTATTAGCGTCAATTGCTGTTATGTCGGGCATCAAGAAAAACTTGAGCCCTTCCATGGCGCCATCAAGTGTAACGGAGCGCACCATTAATATGACAAATAATATAAAAAGCGCCGGCATTAACACTTGGCTGGCTTTTTCAATTCCGCTGCTTACCCCTTTGGCAACAACTAAAATGGTGATCACCATAAAGAGCAGCTGACCTCCTACAGCTAAATAAGGATTTGAAATTGTACTTGCAAATATCGTATCAAAACCAGATGTTTGCGATAATCCGCCAGTGAAGCCTTTTGTAATATAAATTAAAATCCACCCGCCGACGACGCTGTAGAAAGATAAAAGAATAAAACACGTCGCCATGCCTAAATAACCGATCCAATGCCACTTCGTTCCCGGAGCAAGTGTTTTATAGGATTGAACGGCATCTTTCTGTGTTTTTCTGCCTATGATGAATTCACCAAACAATAAAGGCAGTCCGATTAAAACCGTAAATAAAATAAAAATAAGTAAAAATGCGCCTCCTCCGCCGGTTCCCGCTACATATGGAAATTTCCATATCGCGCCAAGCCCGATAGCTGATCCTGCCGCGGCCAAAATAAAGCCGAGCTTCGAAGACCATTGATTCGCTTCCTTCACCCTATCACTCCTAATTTTATCAAACCATTATAAAGATTCATTGTAAGAATATCTTCCTATATAGTCAAGAACATTTTCATTAGTTTACATAATATATTTATCGTCATCTATAAAAAGACATTCCAACTACTGATATTGAATTATTCAGAAAATTAATTATAATAAGAGGATGCCTAAAAATCCGTCCAGAATTTTTGCTGAATTTCTTGATCAATATGTTAGGAGTGTTTTTATGGGTATTATTAGAAAAGGAAGTCATTTCGCGGGACAAACCTTCGGCATATGGGTCATTGTTTTTGCCGTGCTGGGATTTTCTTTCCCGTCTTTTTTTACATGGATCAGTTCTTATATTACGATTCTTCTTGGCATTATCATGTTTGGAATGGGACTTACACTGCAAGCCGATGATTTCAAAGAGCTGCTCAGAAAACCTTGGCATGTCATGG
Coding sequences:
- a CDS encoding sodium-dependent transporter, which translates into the protein MKEANQWSSKLGFILAAAGSAIGLGAIWKFPYVAGTGGGGAFLLIFILFTVLIGLPLLFGEFIIGRKTQKDAVQSYKTLAPGTKWHWIGYLGMATCFILLSFYSVVGGWILIYITKGFTGGLSQTSGFDTIFASTISNPYLAVGGQLLFMVITILVVAKGVSSGIEKASQVLMPALFILFVILMVRSVTLDGAMEGLKFFLMPDITAIDANTILYAMGQSFFLLSVGVSVMVTYSSYLEKQENLVQSAVSVTVLNMLVAVMAGIAIFPAVFSFGLKPDQGPVLLFNVLPTVFNQMPFGIIFLLAFLILFLFAALTSAFSMLEILVAVLSKGDVNKRKRFAWLGGIAIFIVGVPSALSYGVLSDVTIFHLSIFDAADYLVSNILMPLGALLISIFVPLKIPKQDLFDELKSGSNLKRKWFAVWLLLIRYLSPVAIIIVFLHVLGIF
- a CDS encoding prenyltransferase/squalene oxidase repeat-containing protein, with the translated sequence MSTLQKKVRRFQNKTVSELKDRQNADGSWTFCFEGPIMTNSFFILLLTSLDDGDHEKELISALAAGIREKQQPDGTFIHYPDETNGNLTATVQGYVGMLASGCFHRSDPHMRKAEQFIIAHGGLRQVHFMTKWMLAANGLYPWPVLYLPLSLMALPPTLPVHFYQFSAYARIHFAPMAVTLNQRFVLKNRNIPSLRHLDPHMTKNPFTWLRSDAFEERDLTSISSHWKRIFHAPFAFQQLGLQTAKTYMLDRIEKDGTLYSYASATIFMVYSLLSLGMSRHSHVIRKALKGLKSLVTECSGIPYLENSTSTVWDTALISYALQKNGVAETDGPITKAAAFLLDRQHTKVADWSVKNPDANPGGWGFSNINTNNPDCDDTAAALKAIPRSYSPSAWERGVSWLLSMQNNDGGFSAFEKNVNHPLIRLLPLESAEDAAVDPSTADLTGRVLHFLGEKAGFTEKHQHIQRAVNWLFEHQEQNGSWYGRWGVCYIYGTWAALTGLHACGIDRKHPAIQKALRWLKSIQLDDGSWGESCKSAEVKTYVPRNRGTIVQTAWALDALLTSENPEHPSVVKGMQYLTDSSSHGADNLVYPTGIGLPKQFYIRYHSYPYVFSLLAVGKYLNSIEKETINET
- a CDS encoding superoxide dismutase, which produces MKRESYQTEMFNWCEALKDQIQKRGELDQFEDQIDKMIAALEDDQTTEEDWYKQAAALYRDITESADASERRAYVPIGKHVLPKLPYKYSALEPYISRDIMFLHHTKHHQSYVDGLNKAETELKKARATKNYDLITHWERELAFHGAGHYLHSIFWFSMHPNGKRRPTGALFQMIDLSFGSYSAFKEHFTQAAKKVEGVGWAILVWAPRSGRLEILTAEKHQLFSQWDVIPLLALDVWEHAYYLQYKNDRASYVDHWWNVMDWREAEKRFEQAKEVVWKLY